From a single Oreochromis niloticus isolate F11D_XX linkage group LG4, O_niloticus_UMD_NMBU, whole genome shotgun sequence genomic region:
- the LOC102076945 gene encoding uncharacterized protein LOC102076945: protein MEEYLQWKDLYTTLLMTVAEPGGIVSALRHTFQAPLPPRELPSAWLLRHAFLLAEASNVRDYRSQILSTFGTVLKMDSTKKVVKKLSGEGQSSAEWFTSIGNEHSQIVTFVLTCEESFDKLQPMCRGVMERFHLANQPVPKILYVDRGCCRAQGPSVVEALFQPWVDSGMLVRLDIFHWIHRFDAAIRTESHAKYSAFKSAVAGAVLAYNRTDLELLIRAVRAKNPVKMQSVSDEDVVRLYISREQLKHHVRRVTLGAQETFRLIQLVIEELKGPAGLDESGVTLFKTPGAIDEMWAAQQRHLECIQDPPDMSMYRVAHTTTINNVDVPYYKCLRGSNSLEGFHKLLPNTIPGPHCAARPYQVYLISGIARWNSDRSSDAVFGGKGRHHRIYSAPLIDRLNTRCQQLFGEPVEVNFRGPADLTSNELFGLEYLFSQSTGESGTFSLEGIVSDGPGPEEEVVQPGQPEPDDRDEAYQSDEEARDTVLDTVLPHITLTNDETSTVHPPAFEDACSSNPLPGFEKLEMFCSVLVEISLIEDKLSLTTEQRNKVLQTWNSMEEHDKQPQKFNQLYKTHWGNTLYCRTKRDDFVDAALIQRVKMAKRYAPTQHDISAQSNRLMYTLVKLLWLRSPQGSRNSPEKLSILKAYERIQHRILVEDAVLCKAGIPLPKINIKTVRDFICQQERILNLHATKHPSILTKITSISSAHLPPAPHQPAVLPPPDYPLLKYEPTPSTAGTKVLKGRRDLLMPVSHASLSLAIVALLHHSLPHWS, encoded by the exons ATGGAGGAGTACCTTCAGTGGAAGGACCTGTACACCACACTCCTAATGACTGTTGCGGAGCCCGGGGGTATCGTCTCAGCCTTACGGCACACATTCCAGGCGCCACTTCCTCCAAGAGAGCTTCCCTCTGCATGGCTCTTGCGCCACGCTTTCCTGCTGGCAGAGGCCAGCAATGTGAGGGATTACCGAAGCCAGATTCTGTCCACTTTTGGCACTGTGCTGAAAATGGATTCCACCAAAAAA gtggtGAAAAAGCTGTCTGGGGAAGGTCAAAGCTCAGCAGAATGGTTCACCAGTATCGGAAATGAGCACTCACAAATAGTTACATTTGTGCTGACCTGCGAGGAGTCCTTTGACAAGCTGCAGCCAATGTGCCGTGGAGTCATGGAGAGGTTTCACTTGGCCAATCAGCCTGTTCCCAAAATTTTGTATGTGGACCGTGGGTGTTGCCGTGCACAGGGACCATCAGTAGTAGAGGCCTTGTTTCAGCCTTGGGTGGACAGTGGGATGCTTGTGCGTCTGGACATCTTTCACTGGATCCACCGGTTTGATGCAGCCATCCGTACAGAGTCTCATGCAAAGTACTCTGCATTTAAGTCTGCAGTAGCTGGGGCGGTGCTGGCTTACAACCGCACAGACCTTGAGCTGCTTATAAGGGCCGTCAGAGCAAAGAACCCAGTAAAAATGCAGTCTGTGTCCGATGAGGACGTTGTCCGCCTTTACATTTCCAGGGAGCAGTTAAAACACCATGTGCGCAGGGTCACACTTGGGGCTCAGGAAACGTTTCGGCTCATCCAATTGGTTATCGAGGAGCTGAAAGGTCCAGCTGGGCTGGATGAGAGTGGAGTGACTCTCTTCAAAACACCTG GGGCCATTGATGAGATGTGGGCAGCACAGCAGCGACACCTGGAGTGCATTCAGGACCCACCAGACATGAGCATGTATAGGGTGGCTCATACCACAACAATAAACAACGTGGATGTCCCCTATTACAAGTGTCTGCGTGGAAGCAATAGCCTGGAAGGGTTCCACAAATTACTTCCTAACACGATTCCAG GTCCCCACTGCGCAGCACGTCCCTATCAGGTTTACCTGATAAGTGGTATTGCAAGGTGGAACTCTGACAGGAGCTCAGATGCTGTATTTGGTGGCAAAGGACGGCATCACAGGATTTACTCTGCACCGTTGATCGATCGCCTCAACACTCGCTGTCAGCAGCTCTTTGGAGAACCCGTAGAAGTAAACTTCCGTGGCCCTGCTGATCTCACATCAAATGAATTGTTCGGGCTGGAGTACTTGTTCAGCCAAAGCACTGGAGAGTCTGGAACTTTCTCTCTGGAGGGCATCGTCAGTGATGGACCTGGTCCTGAGGAGGAGGTGGTTCAGCCTGGGCAACCCGAACCAGATGATCGCGATGAAGCATACCAGAGTGACGAAGAGGCACGCGACACTGTATTGGATACTGTCCTTCCCCACATTACACTCACCAATGATGAGACCTCCACAGTTCACCCTCCAGCCTTT GAAGATGCCTGCAGTTCAAACCCCCTTCCTGGATTTGAAAAGCTGGAAATGTTCTGCTCTGTGCTTGTGGAGATTAGCCTGATAGAGGACAAGCTATCACTTACCACTGAGCAGAGGAACAAGGTCCTCCAAACCTGGAATAGCATGGAGGAGCATGACAAGCAGCCACAAAAGTTTAACCAGCTGTACAAGACCCACTGGGGCAACACCCTCTACTGCCGCACTAAAAGGGATGACTTTGTTGATGCTGCTCTTATACAGAGAGTAAAGATGGCGAAGCGCTATGCACCCACACAACATGACATCAGCGCTCAGAGCAACAGGCTAATGTACACTCTGGTTAAACTTTTGTGGTTGCGCTCACCTCAGGGGTCTCGCAACAGTCCAGAGAAACTGTCTATTTTAAAGGCCTACGAGCGAATACAGCACCGGATTCTGGTGGAAGATGCGGTTCTCTGTAAAGCAGGCATTCCTCTCCCTAAAATTAACATCAAGACTGTGCGGGACTTCATTTGTCAGCAAGAAAGGATCCTCAATCTGCATGCAACAAAACATCCATCAATTTTGACCAAGATCACCTCCATCTCATCTGCACACCTACCTCCAGCACCACACCAACCAGCAGTACTCCCTCCTCCAGACTACCCCCTGTTGAAATATGAGCCCACGCCCAGCACTGCAGGGACCAAGGTTTTGAAGGGAAGGAGAGACTTGCTGATGCCAGTCTCCCACGCCAGTCTATCCCTGGCAATAGTGGCCCTGCTACATCACTCTCTTCCACATTGGTCATAA
- the LOC109201957 gene encoding puff II/9-2 protein-like: MSQESLNNLPSGSDSGEESLMLQFEASEMSLSHLHRDVVLKFEHKRRITAELRVALENIKKENADLRKELKNIKKENADLRKELENSSKDNSEVMEELENIKKENTDLREELKNIKKENADLRKELENSSKDNSELMEKVENIKKENADLREELKNSRKENTVLREEFENSRKDNAELREKVENSRKDNAELKEQLENSGKDNAELKEQLENSGKDNAELRKELENSRKDNAELKEDLENSRKDNAELREELENSRKANAELMKTVENNQRLLKVGSGLATAAIVVPAACWAISKLFG, from the coding sequence atgtcacaggAATCATTAAATAACTTACCTTCTGGAAGCGATAGTGGAGAGGAATCACTAATGCTGCAGTTTGAGGCTAGTGAGATGAGTCTGTCTCACCTTCACAGAGACGTAGTGCTTAAATTTGAGCACAAGCGTAGAATAACTGCAGAACTAAGGGTAGCGCTTGAAAATATTAAGAAAGAAAACGCAGATCTCAGGAAAGAGCTCAAAAATATTAAGAAAGAAAACGCAGATCTCAGGAAAGAGCTTGAAAATAGTAGCAAAGACAACTCAGAAGTCATGGAAGAGCTCGAAAAtattaagaaagaaaacacagatcTCAGGGAAGAGCTCAAAAATATTAAGAAAGAAAACGCAGATCTCAGGAAAGAGCTCGAAAATAGTAGCAAAGACAACTCAGAACTCATGGAAAAGGTCGAAAATATTAAGAAAGAAAACGCAGATCTCAGGGAAGAGCTCAAAAATAGTaggaaagaaaacacagttcTCAGGGAAGAGTTCGAGAATAGCAGGAAAGACAATGCAGAGCTCAGGGAAAAGGTCGAAAATAGCAGGAAAGACAACGCAGAGCTCAAGGAACAGCTCGAAAATAGCGGGAAAGACAACGCAGAGCTCAAGGAACAGCTCGAAAATAGCGGGAAAGACAACGCAGAGCTCAGGAAAGAGCTCGAAAATAGCAGGAAAGACAACGCAGAGCTCAAGGAAGATCTCGAAAATAGCAGGAAAGACAACGCAGAGCTCAGGGAAGAGCTCGAAAATAGCAGGAAAGCGAATGCAGAACTCATGAAAACTGTGGAAAATAATCAGCGCCTACTTAAAGTAGGTTCAGGTCTTGCCACAGCGGCCATTGTTGTTCCTGCAGCTTGCTGGGCCATCTCAAAGCTTTTTGGCTGA
- the LOC109201958 gene encoding zinc finger protein 609 — MLGRTARASNKDSPHYPSYDAYYSPTYANKGGVGPSASVEAAMWYRQEPNSRLWSSVYPSKYSEAPKPQEDDRWKEERDRKVKEERLWPKESLQKDESAKEARRAGHSWPPRSSTGAGRRRAEPPRVQRHALGHDAELPRLPASYYASSYGGKVVAGEDGEKPSRSSPSVKLSSEAKDLDLLQLHDSQYKSKSLSIQDSKTPHERERERKGGRPATLLALATHQSHHHLGYPLYDLSYPSGTLDWPASMPLRVM; from the exons ATGCTGGGGAGGACGGCGAGG GCGTCCAATAAAGATTCGCCGCACTACCCCAGCTACGACGCCTACTACTCCCCCACCTACGCCAACAAGGGTGGAGTCGGGCCGAGCGCGAGTGTCGAAGCCGCCATGTGGTACAGACAG GAGCCCAACTCGCGTCTGTGGTCCTCCGTCTACCCCAGCAAATACTCGGAGGCTCCGAAACCGCAGGAGGACGACAGGTGGAAGGAGGAGCGGGACAGGAAGGTGAAGGAAGAGAGGCTGTGGCCCAAGGAGAGCCTCCAGAAAGATGAGTCGGCAAAGGAGGCTCGGAGGGCAGGACACAGCTGGCCTCCGAGGAGCTCCACGGGGGCGGGAAGGAGGCGCGCCGAGCCACCCCGGGTACAGAGGCATGCCCTCGGTCATGATGCAGAATTACCCAG GCTGCCAGCCAGTTACTACGCTTCCTCATACGGCGGGAAGGTGGTCGCAGGCGAGGACGGCGAGAAGCCCTCCAGGTCAAGTCCGTCTGTGAAGCTGTCCAGTGAGGCCAAAGATCTGgacctgctgcagctgcacgaCAGCCAGTACAAAAGCAAGTCGCTGTCCATCCAGGACAGCAAGACGCCGCATGAGCGGGAGcgggagagaaagggagggcgaccAGCCACGCTCCTCGCCCTCGCAACGCATCAGTCCCATCACCACCTGGGATACCCTCTGTACGACCTGTCCTACCCCTCAG GCACACTTGATTGGCCAGCCTCTATGCCTCTCAGAGTCATGTGA